One Clavelina lepadiformis chromosome 1, kaClaLepa1.1, whole genome shotgun sequence genomic region harbors:
- the LOC143468693 gene encoding uncharacterized protein LOC143468693 yields MIRRRLFLLTYITTVLTSSLYVEGVPRPIEYLQEVGNQISKRIKRGAIGFHRAISCHQPDIIILGTYGSYGCFCGFSGKGVPIDDTDKCCKRHDECYAEAENITKTFLESLIIIGSTIFTSYDSECREGKVVCAKNSPFKDKLCNCDKEAALCFHKASASFHPQLMKIDTEKYCKAGCDLSDLNLTTHFEDRYHKTNLSTSGNNTKKAVKLCDLDENANDRQYHQIQPIAHDTHKISEVTTTSDTEGPTTTEENVVKGNQLASTTSAIHASPTEIPSNSKAPSKAGEGDTLDYQTTMTISTLDNLTERSTSDSRTPTSKVDHRQHHHKKRPKHKIKQDLLERSTSSTKAPVTTDTPKVEMIEMSTKPNVAPTPMPSLFDVKDHKDDGIAVKTQTGTIPENKQVDDYFDIQENAKNESKTSKPAPPSDDLDKSTDLVVPALRNLHNNDPDELLDIVESIEKDLRKNSSGPVGLPKVSSLYSNPKPRLSDANDHGGGGQKGLRSSFTMTWYAAYSLIVIMLTIAQ; encoded by the exons ATGATTAGACGGCGGCTGTTCTTACTCACCTACATCACCACCGTATTAACATCGTCACTGTACGTGGAGGGTGTGCCCAGACCCATCGAATATCTTCAAGAAG TGGGAAACCAAATAAGCAAAAGAATAAAGCGAGGAGCCATCGGTTTTCACCGAGCGATAAGCTGCCATCAACCTGATATTATAATACTGGGAACATACGGTAGTTATGGATGTTTCTGCGGCTTTTCCGGCAAAGGTGTGCCCATTGATGACACCGATAA GTGCTGCAAGAGACATGACGAATGTTACGCAGAAGCAGAAAACATAACGAAAACCTTCTTGGAAAGTCTCATCATCATTGGCTCGACCATATTTACGTCGTACGACAGCGAGTGCCGGGAAGGAAAAGTTGTTTGCG CAAAAAACTCGCCGTTCAAAGACAAACTCTGCAATTGCGACAAAGAAGCTGCCCTATGCTTTCATAAAGCAAGTGCCTCTTTCCATCCACAACTAATGAAAATTGATACTGAAAAATATT gcAAGGCTGGTTGTGACTTATCAGATCTCAATTTAACGACGCATTTCGAAGATCGTT ATCACAAGACAAACCTTTCGACGAGTGGCAATAATACGAAGAAAGCTGTGAAGTTATGCGATCTTGACGAAAATGCAAACGATAGGCAATATCACCAAATTCAACCAATAGCACACGATACCCATAAAATCTCCGAAGTAACAACTACAAGTGACACTGAGGGTCCAACAACAACAGAAGAAAACGTTGTCAAAGGTAATCAGCTCGCCAGCACGACGTCAGCCATACATGCGTCCCCAACTGAAATACCTAGTAATTCCAAAGCCCCTTCAAAAGCAGGAGAGGGAGACACTTTAGATTATCAGACCACAATGACGATAAGCACACTTGACAACCTCACCGAAAGATCTACTAGCGACAGCAGAACACCAACTTCAAAAGTAGATCATAGACAACATCATCACAAGAAAAGGCCCAAGCACAAAATCAAACAAGATTTACTAGAGAGGTCTACAAGTAGCACGAAGGCACCGGTAACAACCGATACTCCCAAAGTAGAAATGATTGAAATGTCAACCAAACCCAATGTTGCCCCGACACCCATGCCTTCGCTTTTCGATGTCAAGGACCACAAGGACGATGGTATTGCGGTCAAAACGCAAACGGGCACTATTCCTGAAAATAAGCAAGTAGATGACTATTTTGACATTCAAGAAAACGCGAAAAATGAGTCGAAGACATCAAAACCTGCTCCCCCATCAGACGACCTTGACAAAAGCACTGATCTGGTTGTACCTGCGTTACGTAATTTACATAACAACGATCCAGACGAGCTTCTGGACATAGTTGAGTCCATAGAAAAAGATTTAAGGAAGAATAGCTCAGGTCCTGTCGGGCTTCCAAAAGTTTCCAGTTTGTATTCAAACCCAAAGCCCCGGCTTTCCGATGCCAATGATCACGGTGGTGGTGGACAAAAAGGTTTGCGTTCCAGCTTTACTATGACGTGGTACGCAGCGTATTCACTTATTGTCATAATGCTCACCATAGCCCAGTAA